A genomic stretch from Perognathus longimembris pacificus isolate PPM17 chromosome 5, ASM2315922v1, whole genome shotgun sequence includes:
- the Dnajc28 gene encoding dnaJ homolog subfamily C member 28 — translation MHVMKAQVLRSHLINASLTPAVVKMLPYLSVIRSRMMSTHKSKKKMREYFKLLNLDEGCSADDVRESFHKLAKQYHPDSGSTNADSAAFIKIEEAYRNVLSHVIEEANARRNKVEEAEEEENMKYNTPQHRHYLSFEGIGFGTPSQREKQYRQFRADRAAEQVMEYRKQKLQRQHFTNSLTVQDVRHSREQKITQAIERLVEDLIQESMAKGDFDNLSGKGKPLTKFSGCSYIDPMTHNLNRILIDNGYQPEWILMQKEIMDTIEQLREAILVSRKKLGNPMTPMEQQQWKQVCEQFQENIRKLNKRINDFNLIVPILTRQKVHFDAQKEIIRAQKMYESLIETKEVTDKISNDMNPEEGKTAGSRAGVLNWWNLWKFIKI, via the coding sequence ATGCATGTAATGAAGGCTCAGGTCTTAAGATCCCATTTGATCAATGCTTCATTGACTCCTGCTGTAGTGAAAATGCTGCCGTACCTTAGTGTCATCAGAAGCAGGATGATGTCTACCCATAAatccaaaaagaaaatgagggaatatTTTAAGCTGCTGAATCTAGATGAAGGCTGCTCTGCAGATGATGTCAGGGAATCTTTTCATAAACTTGCCAAACAATACCATCCAGACAGCGGCTCTACTAATGCTGATTCTGCAGCATTTATAAAGATTGAAGAAGCTTATAGGAATGTGCTTTCCCATGTAATTGAAGAAGCCAATGCCAGACGGAACAAAgttgaagaagcagaagaagaagaaaatatgaaatacaaTACACCCCAACACCGACACTATTTAAGCTTTGAAGGTATTGGCTTTGGGACCCCCAGTCAACGAGAGAAGCAGTATAGGCAATTTAGGGCAGACCGGGCTGCTGAGCAAGTGATGGAGTATCGAAAGCAGAAACTGCAAAGGCAGCATTTCACTAACAGCTTAACTGTTCAAGATGTGAGACACAGTAGAGAACAGAAGATCACGCAAGCCATTGAGCGATTAGTGGAGGACCTCATTCAGGAATCAATGGCAAAAGGAGACTTTGACAATCTCAGTGGGAAAGGAAAACCTCTAACAAAGTTTTCTGGCTGTTCATATATTGACCCCATGACGCACAACCTGAACAGAATATTGATAGATAATGGATACCAACCAGAGTGGATCTTAATGCAAAAGGAAATAATGGATACCATTGAGCAACTCAGAGAAGCAATTTTAGTGTCGAGGAAAAAGCTTGGGAACCCAATGACACCAATGGAACAGCAACAGTGGAAGCAGGTTTGTGAGCAGTTCCAAGAAAACATCAGAAAACTCAACAAGAGAATTAATGATTTTAATTTAATAGTCCCCATCCTTACCAGGCAGAAAGTGCATTTTGATGCACAGAAAGAAATTATCAGAGCCCAGAAGATGTATGAGTCCTTGATAGAAACCAAAGAAGTCACTGATAAAATCTCCAATGACATGAATCCAGAAGAAGGGAAAACAGCTGGAAGCAGGGCAGGTGTTTTAAACTGGTGGAATCTCTGGAAATTTATTAAAATCTGA